aagttgtggtaccaaaaaggtgccactttttatcttttcataaaaatgcgtTATTGGCATGAAAAAGTtgtccaaacctatgggttggatgcccaaggcaaatccaacccaaagggttggtattctcccaagcaaaccatttggcgagcaccaagcCAAATGCAAAATTccttatatcaaaatttattccaTTTTACTATCAAGAATCTTAATTTACTATGTATCAATATAAATTCATGGACCTTTTATCCATACACGTGTATGCATACTTATCTCCATTTAATCAAGAACATATGTAGTTTCCCCCTTTCATTCATTATATGTTCAACTAATTTATGATAGAGGAATGATGTCGACTCAAAGAAgatgtataattttgtaattataaaATAAATGAGGACATGAGTACTTTGTGTTTTCTTATGGGTGCATCATTTCTCCAATTCTATTACTATATCAGTAACACAGGTAATTTGAATACTTTCATTATTACTTTTAAGGTAGATTAGTAACCCATTATGCCATACACATCATAAGGTCAATAGCTTAACCATAGAGTTTAGATAAGGTTAACAAATCAAGTGAATCCATACCTTCTTTGCACCTTCTGTCTGTTGACCTAACCTTAAAGAAATATAGCTCCTTCCCATATGAAGATTGTTTCCACCCCCACAATTTCTTCAAGCCTATGCTCAAATCACACTTAGTTGTAGTAATTAGCGAAATATAGTAAACATAATCGAAGACACATAAATTTGTGCATACTATTAACATATCATAAAATAAATGAATCATTGAACCATAATTCATGAAGGAACACTCTTCacatcatttaatttatttaactctTATTCGAGATTTATTTCTCATGGGTGCATTGATTTCACATATGTAGATGTTCCTATCATCAAAATCACTTGTATATTATCTCGAAATAGCATCACAATATGTAGTATTCATGTCCATCTATAAGGGGTCCTCACACTTTAATAAAATAAAACCCACTAAAACCCCAATTTTCCTCATGTTTCTATGACCAACTTCTACAATAATTTTTTTATGCTCTTGTTGGGTAAAGTTCTATGTTAAAATTTAATTATGGTTACCACCTTGATATTCATATTGTGACATATTTCTCCACATATTTGGAAAAAAATTCTTGATGCTTTAATGTTATTTTGGGTGTTTAAATATTTTAAGAATTTATTCATGGCGTTTGAAATGATTCTTTGTCTTGTCACTTATTTCTTTATAATAATTGCATGTCTATTGGTATAAGAATTAGTTGAGTAAATTAAAAAGCCTAATAAAGATTTAGTTCTAAGTTATGATGTTAGAAAATGATAGATCATTTATATATCTACTCTTATGGAGTTATAATAGATGTGGGTAAGCTCATACGCTTCCCTTTTTTTTATCAGATTAAGTAATTGGGGAGTGAGTTTTATCTATTTTTTTATATTAGTTATAGGTTTGAATGTCTATTTGGTGGGTCCAAGTACTTCATCACTATTCTAGGGCAAAAATATATATCCCTTATCTCTTGTTATTTGTCTAGCTAGAATTATGATGATATTATTTCATGAGTCTTGATACGAATTATCTCATGATGGATACATCTTCTACTAAAGTATTGAGTTACTTTGAAGTGTGCCACATTAGACTATATTGTACCTTTAACTAGACGAGATTGAAATATGTGCTACCTTCAAGTTTCTTCCCAccttatttatttatattgtgtGCCTTAATTTCTATCAAGATGCATTTATCTAAAGTCTAGGCCCCTAAAGTATAGGTTAAAATATAAGGAAGGTACCAATCATAAATTTATGATGTCATAAGTAAATGAAGACATTCCAAGAATAGGTAGACCAAGCTCATGAGAAACATAAGGATGCATATGCAATAGAAATAATTAAATTCTACTTGAATAAGATTGGTTAAATATATAACAAAGTTACAAATATGAGAAAACACAAAAGTAAATTAAGCCATGCAAGGACAACAAATTGCAAATATGTGGAATATTTCCAATAGCCAACAATTAAAAATTTAGATGATTATAGAATGCTCTTTTTTTAATAGGTTGCAATTCCAATTACTTGTCAAGGATAACTTTTCTCTACGTCAGGTAGATTCCAGAGTTTCAAACATCCAAGGAGTAAGATAATGTCATTGCCACATCTTGACATCGAGGGGTATGTGTGTGGAGCAAATTTTATGGTGGACAAGGCTAACAAATTCTAATATGAAAATATACAGTTATAGAACAACATATGAGCCCATGAGTGGCTCAAAAAAAATGATGTCAACATGTAGAGCTATACAACCACAAACTTTTATGCCAGGAATTATCAAATCCTAGTTCCAATCTAACTATGTTTTGTGGATCTGTTCCATTTTCTTTTAAGAAAAAATGAAGTGTGAAATATTGGTCTAGATACTTCAATATAAACTTGTAAGATtgtgaaattaattaaatgttaccATTTTCAATCTATATTTATTACTTTTGAGGTTTCATTCATTGCAAATTTTACTAATAGCCCAAAAATAAATCACTCTGTACAAAACCATCACATTTTATAGACATGCGTTTCTGAATGTTCAAAAAATTGGGGATTTTGACATAtagaaatataatatatctatttcCTATATATTGTTGTAAACGTCTGCTTTGGATTTTTTTTTGGGTTTCAATTCCATTAATTTCAAAGTTGTCTAATAGCCCAAAAATAAACCCTTtccatacaaaaccctcatccTTTTCGACTAGTTCAACAAGTTATGGACAAATAAGTAACAAACACGACTTCTTATAGCAGTTTCGAAAAATTACCTATTTAAAACAAAACATGTTCAAGATTTTACTAATAGCCCAAATACAAACCCCTTCGTACTAAATCCATTGTGTTTTTCGAACTGCATCTATCAATGTTGAACTACTGCTATTTTCAACAAGTTTTGTCAGTTATGGATAGAAACGTGCTAAAAGACACGACTTTCTATAGTAATTTCAAAAATGACTCATCTAAAACAAAACAAAATGTCCCTTTCACAACCCAAAAAATTACCCTTTGCAACTAAAATTAAAAAACATAGTTATAATTTTTTACTCACTATTTTTTATAGTCACAATCTTTACTATCCACCCTTGAATCAAAGCTTTCTCTTTCACACAGTCCCACTTTTAGCAATAGACGACAAATGAGAAAAATCCTATTTGTTTTCTTTTCACAAAGCTTCACACCCCGTGTGTTTTTAGCAAATTCGCACCTACCTCCTTTAAAACCCGTGGTGTTTTTCACACAGCCTGTCGATGATAAAAGATTCCTGCCGCTTCTCATCTTTCAAAGGGCGGTACACTTTCATGCTGCTTTGTTGGCTTCATGTCAACATTCGTGAATGTCTGTCGACTTAGCTTTTCTCAGTGGTCAAAGGGCCCCATCATGGTGACCTCTCTCATGCTATGCCCCACATAGTCTTCGATGCAACTTTGTATAGCCATGCATGTATGCCGATACATACTATTTTGTAGTTGCATTGCTATTTTGTGTGGAGAATAACCACTTCCATAATCTTATATGTTCAACCTCTGAATTTATATccatttaatattttgtgtagaaaATAACGGCTTCCATAATCTTATATATTCAACCTATGAGTTTATGCCCATTAAATATATAGCTACAATATCTTGAAATATCTATCATCATATGACCATTCATAGGAGGATAAGCACAACCTATGAAAATATGAAAGTAAATTTTCATGCTAATTACACTCATATAatatgaaaatatctacaattaaATATATAGCTACAATATCTTAAAATATCTATCATCATATGACCATTCATAGGAAGATAAGCACAACCTATGAAAATATGAAAGTAAATTTTCATGCTAATTACACTCGTATAatatgaaaatatctacaattaaATATATAGCTACAATATCTTAAAATATCTATCATCGTATGACCATTCATAGGAGGATAAGCACAACCTATGAAAATATGAAAGTAAATCCTATAATTGTTTCATCTGCTCGAGAAATACCCGAAACGCTTCATTCGACGAGCTTCATCTCAATTTGGACTTGGAACATCCTTTCAAAACATCCTTTCAAGTGATATAAATAAGTATTGTAAACACATTTTCCATGAAGCAGCATTAATTCTGGAATTACTATCAATTTATTACAAGACAATGGCAGAGAAAGGGAAGCGTTGTTACAACATTGCCCACAAACTTCAGAGCCGTGAGATTGGTAAAAGGTTGGCCTTGACAAATGTTCATCCTCAGATTAAGTTCCGCAATTTTCAGTTGCAGGAAGAGTTTGATACAAATCAACCATCCAAGATTGTCGAAATAGTTTCAGCTCGCGGTACTATATTTGCTTTGGCACAATCAGGTGTTTGTGCTGCATTTGACAGAGACACAAATAAAAGGCTCTGCTACTTGAATTTAAGTCCAGACGACCTTATTCGAAGGCTGTACTATAACGAAGAAAATGATTCTCTCGTGACAATATCAGCTCATCCTTCCGATAGATTCTCACTCAAGTACAGAACAACCCTACTTGAGTACATTAGAAGAGCTCAACCAGATGCTGGCTTTGCTTTGTTTGAGGGTGAAAAGCTCTTAAGGCTCGATCCTCTCAATGGGAAAGTTCTTGTTTTTTCAGCTCAAGATCATATTTACAAGGTGTTTGATTTGAAGAACTACACACTCTTGTACTCCATATCTgacaaagaaattgaagaaataaaGATCACTTCTGGTATAGTGCTCTTAAAATCGAAAAGAAGTGCTTGTGGAAGTATTCTTCCTCTGAGGATCTTATCTTTAGAGGATGGCAAAGTTTTGAAATCTTTTCATCTTGCATTACTACCCAACAAAGAGATAGAATTTTTTGAGCTGTTCCATGACAAGATACTCCTAAAACAAGAGAATGAATGCCTGCAAATGGTTGATGTTCAAAGTGAAAAGAGGACTGAATTGAGCGGACGAGAGTTTGAGAAGCCTTCAACATTTATTTTTTTGATTATGAAACGATTGTTCTTGATATTTAGCAGTGGGACTGTTTTTGTATGGAATGTGCAAGGAGAGCTGGTTGCATCTTACAAAAACAAATTGATATGGTTTTCTGCTTTAAAGATCAACACAACTATTGTTAAATTGACTTATGATCAGCTACTCCTTTCTTACAACAAAGTTCACAAGTCCATTGAAGATGATAAAAAAAGTTGCTCAATAAACATAAGCAACATCTTGACTGGAAATTGCTGTGCTACGATTGGTGGCAGTGACCCAGATGTAGGCATAAGTCGACCTAATCTATCAGTAATCCAGAACACCTTTCAAGACACTCTTGAAGACATTACTGCATTGTTCTACGACGAGGATAGAAATGAAATTTATACAGGCAATTCAAGAGGCCTTCTACATCTCTGGTCAAACTAATGTTAATGGAAAATAATGATTATTTTGAATTATAAGaagtaaaagattttttttttttcaaaggaaGTAAAAGATTTTTGGAAGGGCTTGTCCttgtaattttgaaataaaaatgtgGAAAATGTCCATAAGATTCATATGTGCTTGTCCAGCTGACTTCCATGACAGTCTTCAGTAATTGGAATTAAAGCAATAACAAAAAGATATCTGAATATCTGTATTAATTAATTTCAGATGTCAGAAACGTTAATTAATCTATTAGCATTAGCCTTTATTCAATGATAATGTAAGTAAAATAGCTTATTTTGTTATGATTTTAAAAATTGACATCTTGATtgcttaattaaaaaattgaaatctaAAATTTTAACGATAGATGTGGGAGGTTTGATTACACCATGGAATCTCATGGAGTGCAGTCAACTAGCCTAGATAAGTATTCAGCATTTTGTACAAAATATTTGAAGGAAAGTTGAACCTGAATTGGATGGAAATGTTTCGCCTAatgtattttagcatttagcaAAAATATCCCTTCCATTATGCTTTAGTGGATGTCCACACCCTCTTCCAAAGCTCCCATCTTGATAGAGGCAGAGGGGACCTTCGCAAAGGTTGTCGAGTCTGGCTTCACATCTGCCAATTGCGAAACAATTCATATTTACATCTGCCAATTCATACGaaacaaatccattttgtacatATCCAGCAATCAATGCAGTATAAGAAACAATTGTTTTTGAGGCATTCCGTCAAACAACTCACCTGCCTTGTCTGTGCTCCTACATTTTGCATACACAGTTACCAGGGCATTTGTAACTTCTCTATTCCAAAGCTCGTATTTTGGCACAAGCAGGGAGAACGCTGGTAAAGGTTGTGAAATTTGGCCAATTACATTTACTCGAAATTTCCTAAAGCCTTTCAACATATccatttgtgcatatcctgcaatcattgcggTCGACGAGGACACATctttttgaggcattctgtcaaacagttcgcaTGCCTtgcctatgcttccacattttgcattctgAGAAAACCCTTTTCGCTGCAGCCATCTGAGAAAAAGATTTTAGGAATGGTGTAAGGAAAAATAGGGGACAGAGGTGAAAATTAGATTGCTACTCAAAGGAAAGAAATCTTCGTGGACAAGGTCGATTTTTATCAATAGGATTTGGAACCATATCTTCATTTTCTAGGATTTGGATTTAGAGGTTAAAAGGTGTTTGGTTTAATGGTAAATTATATCTTGTAGACATCTAAATTATGTTGAGTTCAAATTTTCTCTAATAtcaaaaaagataatttaaaagaTACATTGAAATTTAAAAGATACATTGAAATGAtatgtttgttagattctttggagGAAAAAGCTATAAGTCAATCAACATTTTAAATTGACAAATCTAAATGTccaaataaaaaaagaaagagaagaaaaattaACAAAGAGTCTATAGAGAGGAAAATATGGTACAACAAATGAAAATTCTAAGATTTAGGAAGCGAGGGCATCCCCCATTGTAGAGAGTAATGAAGATCACACCCTGGAATGTTAGGGGATAAAATTTACATATCAAAATATGTTTTAATCAAGTGTCACATGGATATATCTAATGCAAATATATTTctactaaatgaaactaaaatcaaCAAAGTTGAAATAGGAACCTTTTTATTAACATAGAAATGATGGAAGGGTGACTTTATAGAATCAAATGGGGATTTTGAAGGTCTTGGCATTCTATAAAAGCCTTCTACTACCCAACTAGAGGTTCTAAACTTTGAAAAAAAATCGGTAAATCAATAAAGTCATAAGCTTTTCATCCAAGCTTCTATTTTTCTTCTCAATGTGATCTATGGCCATGTTGGTTGTGTTAAAAAGAAGAGAGTAAATGGGATCAAATTTCTAGCATCCTTGCGCCACTAATAAATGGACTAGTTATTACTAGGGATGATTTCAATGCAATAATAGCTAACTCAAACAAAAAGGTGAATTTGGTCAAGAAACTCGAGTTAAGGTGGAATTGCTCAAGCAACTCAATTTCATCTTCATTTCATGGACTTTATTAACTATTGGAACCTCTAGGACATCATTACAAAAAATTGTAGTTGCACTTGGTCTAACACAAGGACGAGCTTAAGTTACATACTAAATAggtttgattaatttctctataatTGCAATTCGCCCAATCATCCAATTTAAAAGCTCTATTCATCTGATGTCTAGCTCAAATCACTTTCCCATCTAACTGATGCTTCATGAACACATGAGTCCAACCAAAAGTACTTTTAAACTCGGAAACATGTGGTTCAAGCATTCTACCCACAAAGTCACACTTGTGTGAGCATAACTTGTGAGACTTTTAATGGGAAGAGTGTCCAAGTACACTCCACTCTCTAAGGTCTCACTAATTGAATCCACCTTGTTGTAGGAATTCAAATTCTAACCAAACTAGAGCTAGTAGGTTTTTGGAGAGTCCTAAAAATCTTTTTATAGGTCAGATATTTAGCTACAAGGTCTCAAAAATCTATGTTGTAGATGATAATAAATAACCCATCTTTTAGCAACAAACTCATAAAACTTTACCAATCACAAGATCCCACATAAaccaaaaagaaatattttttgaaatattaatattcTATTATATTTTATCTTAGAAatacatattttataattatttatacacATTTGCATATTGGATCAAAATACGAGATTACTTTATTCACCTTTCTTGTTGTTGGTTTGTTATGTACTCCTATGTTCCTCTTTGTCTTCCTCTTCTCTATTTTTTGGATCTTTTTATGGTTGCCCTCTCTTCTTCTCTATCTTTTCTCATTTTCCTCCCTTTGTTCTTTATCTTGTTTTTCTTTTCATCAACAAAATCCCTTAAAAAAAAGTGGAAACTTCTCCAAAATCTCACCtaaactaggtgcaacattcaaaaatcCCATAATAGATGCTTGCAACCCATTTTTGGGTTAAAAAATCTTTCCAGATTGCTCTCACTTCATGTTTCCATGTTGTTGCTCATTAATATTACTATTGGTAGTTAGTTTATTTCCTAGATGAACAAAAAATTAAGAATTTAAATATCCCTAAAGTACACAATGGTAGGTAGAAgacataacaaataaaataaaaatgatcaaTTGAGAATTATGTATGATTCCCCTACATCAAACTACTAGGGGATGTCCTCTCACATTATATGCCTCAATTTTTTCCTTagaatttttaatttcaaatctttgataaaaccTTCAAATGGGATCAAATTGACAAGATAACTTGTAAGATCATAGCACTCGAAATACACATTATGACATGTATAATTTTGAACATATATAACTTGATTAGTATATTTATTATCAATTTTCTAGTGAACATGGATTTTTGAGCAATTATTAAGGTATTTGCTccacacaaaaagaaaaatattaaaatagatttaatttaaaaatatatatttatgcaATAGGTATTAATGTTCTTGCTTCTACCAAAAAATAGATCCATACATAAAATTACAGTGTATGATATAAAACTATGTCTATATTATGATTAGTCTCACTTCAAaagtgaattatatatatatatatatatatatatgcaccaaTCTATGAAAAAGATTTGTAATTTTATGGTTTCtaattttaaaaagttatttttttttaatggtaagtGTTATTCTTTGATGGGGATAGCTCCTTATATTACTTCCAAAAGGAAATGCTTACATGGAAATACATTTACAGACTAGGACTAATGCTCCAAACTTAAACAAAAGATGGAGCACAAACACAACCCTATGACCTACACACCATCTCAGCATACCCAAGTACCAATTACATGAGCGAATCCAACAATTGAGACACCAGCTCTCTGAGATTGAACAAGGTATTCGATGATTCCTCTGTCAACCACCAACCATTTGAGCCCTTGAGCTGTCTGAATTCTGATAGATCCCTGTCCAGCACCCCTTGTCTAAAAACCGGCCATGCATCCATGAAAAACCTACTCTTCCCCCTCTTCTATTCCTTCCTCTCCCTTTCCTCTCTGTTCTCTAAGTCCATATCACAACTTTCCTCTCCCTGCTCATCGGGCTCCTCCTGGTCATCTTCCGCTTCAGACTCCTCTTCTGAGTCTAATGAATGATATTTAGATGGGTTGAAGTAAATCCTTAGAATGCTTTCCTTGGTACCGTTTTGTAACTCCAATAGAGCATCTGCCACTACATCCCCATTCACTGCTTTCACAAAGTCCCCAAGTAACTCGATACACCTCTCCTTCGACTCTAGAATGTCGAAAAAAGGTACGATCACCGCTTCATAAATAAAACTGTCACACCAATGTCCCTGCAAATTCAGCGATGCATCCACCATTTCCAAAATCACCTCATAAATCTCATCCTCTGCATTGAACAGGGCCAAGCACtatctgggtaagtgcacaaagatggtagtcaaaaaggggggtataagtggacactttttttctcaaatcaggtgaacctgaacttggaggcaaaatttgaaagtcatccactcaagatatgaagataatcaaagaacaaatattgtagtactctgaatctagtttccaaactactaaactttttcaaaattggataagattaagggggtcaaattctTCGTGCACGTAAAacaaccctgattttttctgaaaaaacataacatagtgcctgacgtgcgcatcaaaaaagtcatagttcgATTTagaattttgacaaatcctttggcggaaagatatttaagagtgagcactagaagatgtgtatttttttatttatttttatttccaatcgagcacatcctaaaaattaggtacatgttcatgcatgaagcataagttgcaaaaaacaaatcgaaaatacaatttttttaaatttttttgtaaagaatcaagtgcactacaataatatataaaggattttaaatttggatacgtatatcaaaagttattaaaaaaatggtgcacctatgtctgtgagaactatggagacattggtaaaagaaattcaataataatatgttattgttgttcaaatttaaaaaacattatatggttagaaagcaccgaagatgggtgaaaatatggtgataattttagaaatacccacttgataaagtgtaaacttgatgatgacaaagtcgagaaaccaagttgataaaataaaacacgtcaaaaaggagggaaatagagggaaaacaaacttccaaaccgtagctttgtcatccaggcctatttccaagcctaaacagtcaaaagcatgtacaaggtacttatggtataaaaagcgcgtgtggggtacttatggtgtaagaagcgcgtactcTCTTTCTTAACTATAAACACTGCGtacgcgctatgtttactataaacaacgcatatgcgctaagtttgtttaaattttggaagtatgtataatatgatattgtatatataatatttgtatatacatatcatgtataatttttatatataatatttatatatatgtatataataatatataatatattaagtatataaatacacacatataagtgtattgtctctctctctctctctctctctctctctctctctctctctctctctctctctcccttccttcataccccatccctctctctcttcttctctccctccctccctcaataccccactgcaactatgtctgcacttctatagaagtaattgaatttatttcttgtctgcaacttcctctttgatttttatcatgtatgctctcctaagaaaattgactgatggatttgtgtgtgtatattgaataggaggaaaaagggtctgaaattgaaccacagatgcattatcgtgacaaacaaggaaacttgcagcaatattcttctcaaatgtgtttttaatgagcagaatagatgtggaaaatagtgtgaacaaagcaaaatgatgagtcagactacctgcaatatgtttttcagaaggaaacaaccggtaggaagagaaagagggagagttacaTTGATGATGTCAcaaagaatgatagtggtgggtatgcgagagttcccatgctgTTACACATAGCTTGTCatataaagaaattgaagtttgttgtaagcatggtagtggtagtatatgatgatcatcacttgtcaaaaggcctggaagggtacatacccatgaaagaaatcaagtgtgtaattcctatagtcacaatcgagatcagtcctatagccttgcaaatttaagagcatcatatgttttagaaaggcagtactcttagggttaggtcaagctcttacactttattttcagcgaagcctcgttgtttgttcgcttggagcctctcttatgctgacaatggtctgacttagctatatcaaaaataAACTatcgatgttctattgtatgatgttctattcataactttaaataatatatcattttattagcccaccatatgaccccttaggtggcattagaggtcatattgtttcctaagaggtcatatcgtgtcctatgaccccttaggacaccatatgaccccttaagacaccatacgacccataatgacaccatatgaccccttaggacaccatatgaccccttaagacaccatacaacccataatgacaccatatggtgtcctaaggggtcataggatgccatatgaccccttaggacaccatacaacccataacaacaccatatggtgtcctaaagggtcatatagtgttttatgaccccttaggacactatttggtgttgttataggtcctatggtgtgctaagggatcatatagttgttggaatacaatgaatccaagaacattgagagggggggtgaatcagtgttctgttggtaacacaagattttaaccttttataacatacacatataaaccggtaaatgaagaaacatataacatgaagtaaataaaccagccacatgaatgaacaccataacatactcAATTTATAcgtggaatacctcaaagaggaaaaaccatggtgtgatttgtgacccacaatatcaattcactggccatatgaaagatattacatagcatgggggcctacacatgcaaaaaggcacactacctagagcacactgctcaatacaaaagagtctcattgactacaagattATGTTGCGATAAAACAGTACTggtaaactcacaaaatgcatctgcaatgccaaaaagagttctggttatagctctgctctatactggttcataaacccttaacccttctatcggtatctcctttc
The nucleotide sequence above comes from Cryptomeria japonica chromosome 11, Sugi_1.0, whole genome shotgun sequence. Encoded proteins:
- the LOC131068340 gene encoding uncharacterized protein LOC131068340, which encodes MPQKDVSSSTAMIAGYAQMDMLKGFRKFRVNVIGQISQPLPAFSLLVPKYELWNREVTNALVTVYAKCRSTDKADVKPDSTTFAKVPSASIKMGALEEGVDIH
- the LOC131068339 gene encoding uncharacterized protein LOC131068339, with translation MAEKGKRCYNIAHKLQSREIGKRLALTNVHPQIKFRNFQLQEEFDTNQPSKIVEIVSARGTIFALAQSGVCAAFDRDTNKRLCYLNLSPDDLIRRLYYNEENDSLVTISAHPSDRFSLKYRTTLLEYIRRAQPDAGFALFEGEKLLRLDPLNGKVLVFSAQDHIYKVFDLKNYTLLYSISDKEIEEIKITSGIVLLKSKRSACGSILPLRILSLEDGKVLKSFHLALLPNKEIEFFELFHDKILLKQENECLQMVDVQSEKRTELSGREFEKPSTFIFLIMKRLFLIFSSGTVFVWNVQGELVASYKNKLIWFSALKINTTIVKLTYDQLLLSYNKVHKSIEDDKKSCSINISNILTGNCCATIGGSDPDVGISRPNLSVIQNTFQDTLEDITALFYDEDRNEIYTGNSRGLLHLWSN